AGGCGGAGGTTGTGAAGTTCGCAGAGGAGATATTATCGCTATGGAGCAGTACAAAATAGGACTCATTCCCGGCCCTGTGAGTGTCCCGGAAAACATCCGCAGGGCTTGGCTCAACGATTACGGCAGTTCCGACCTTGAAGCGGAATTTTTTGACCTTTACCGGCAGAATCAGGTACTCATTCAGGAATTACTTCACACGCAAAACAGCATAGTCATCACGTCAGGGGAAGCAATGTCGATTCTCTGGGCCTCCCTCAAATGCACGCTCAGGCCAGGCGAAAAAGTTCTCGCTGTCTCGTCGGGATTGTTCGGCGAGGGATTTGCTGAGATGGCCAAGACCTTTGGTGCTGAGGCTGAAGTCTGCGCGTTCCCCTATGACGAAGTACCCGACCCCGCGCGGGTCCGTGAACACGCAAGCGTCTTCCGCCCGAAGGTCCTGACCGCCGTACACTGCGAGACACCCAGCGGGACTCTGACTCCGTGCTTGGCCGAACTCGGACGAATCGCTCACGAAGTCGGGGCGTTGTTCGTTGTGGATTTCGTGTCGAGTGCGGGAGGTGCACCGCTTGACGCTGACGGGTGCGGGATAGACATCGGCCTTCTCGGAAGCCAAAAAGTTTTGTCCATGACATCGTCGCTCTCAATCTCCAGCCTTTCCCCGCGCGCTTGGGAGGTCATCGAGGCCGTGAACTATTCGGGCTACGAGTCATACATCGGCTGGCGTGAAGTGCCGGAGACTCACTACATGCCCTACTCTCACGACTGGCACAGCATGAAGGCCCTGAACATTTCCCTGACCTCACTGCTCGCTGAGGGACTCGCGAACGTTCAGGCACGCCACGAGAGAGCCGCAAAGCTATGCAGGGACATGGGCAGGAGCATGGGACTCACGCTCTACCCGAAGTGTGAGGC
This genomic interval from Synergistaceae bacterium contains the following:
- a CDS encoding alanine--glyoxylate aminotransferase family protein — translated: MEQYKIGLIPGPVSVPENIRRAWLNDYGSSDLEAEFFDLYRQNQVLIQELLHTQNSIVITSGEAMSILWASLKCTLRPGEKVLAVSSGLFGEGFAEMAKTFGAEAEVCAFPYDEVPDPARVREHASVFRPKVLTAVHCETPSGTLTPCLAELGRIAHEVGALFVVDFVSSAGGAPLDADGCGIDIGLLGSQKVLSMTSSLSISSLSPRAWEVIEAVNYSGYESYIGWREVPETHYMPYSHDWHSMKALNISLTSLLAEGLANVQARHERAAKLCRDMGRSMGLTLYPKCEAWCSPTVTAFRVPDGWTWPELDGALRERGLAVGGNYGSLAGCVFRIGHMGSQADCELVERGMNIIAEVLH